One genomic window of Pempheris klunzingeri isolate RE-2024b chromosome 12, fPemKlu1.hap1, whole genome shotgun sequence includes the following:
- the b3gnt2b gene encoding N-acetyllactosaminide beta-1,3-N-acetylglucosaminyltransferase 2 yields MALLRRRLKLVVTVMMVNLFIFILISRHSNQEKNGRHKVHIPSKPFWTKLVPSLAYWNRQQQILDVQNNPVLAANYSTADLPDWLNDTSLSSDPCQPNFRVTTQVKDYNSLPHRFKDFLLYMQCRSYPTMVDQPDICKEPPFLLLAVKSLAPHFDRRQAIRQSWGRAGVIANQTVVTIFLLGNATAGDHHPDLSEMLHYESARHRDIIQWDYRDSFFNLTVKEVLFLEWIQTRCPDARFIFKGDDDVFVNTYRILDFLKRLSEPKARDLFVGDVITNAGPHRDKKVKYFIPESMYIGTYPPYAGGGGYLYSGDIAARLYNASQRVALYPIDDVYTGMCLRKLGLAPEKHKGFRTFNIEEKYRSNPCAYKSLMLVHPRTPQEMIQIWAWLSNPDLTCQ; encoded by the coding sequence ATGGCGTTACTGCGGAGGAGGCTGAAGCTTGTGGTGACAGTGATGATGGTCaacctcttcatcttcatcctcatctctCGACACAGCAACCAAGAAAAAAACGGGCGTCACAAGGTCCACATTCCCTCCAAACCCTTCTGGACTAAACTGGTTCCAAGCTTGGCTTACTGGAACCGCCAGCAGCAGATTTTGGACGTTCAGAACAATCCCGTCTTGGCCGCCAACTACAGCACCGCAGACCTCCCTGATTGGCTCAATGACACCAGTTTATCCTCTGACCCTTGCCAACCTAACTTCAGGGTTACCACTCAGGTGAAAGACTACAATTCCCTACCACACCGCTTCAAGGACTTCCTGCTTTACATGCAATGCCGCTCCTACCCGACAATGGTGGACCAGCCTGATATCTGTAAGGAGCCGCCATTCCTGCTCCTGGCTGTCAAATCCTTGGCACCACACTTCGACCGCCGCCAGGCTATTCGTCAGTCCTGGGGTCGGGCAGGAGTTATAGCCAATCAGACGGTGGTCACTATCTTCCTTCTTGGCAACGCCACAGCTGGGGACCACCACCCTGATCTGTCCGAGATGCTGCACTATGAGAGCGCCCGCCATAGAGACATCATCCAGTGGGATTACCGGGATTCATTCTTCAACTTGACTGTCAAAGAAGTTCTCTTCCTAGAATGGATCCAGACCCGTTGCCCTGATGCTCGTTTCATCTTCAAAGGCGACGACGACGTCTTCGTCAACACCTACCGCATTCTGGACTTCCTTAAGCGTCTCTCAGAGCCCAAAGCCAGGGATCTGTTTGTGGGCGATGTGATCACCAATGCAGGGCCACACCGAGACAAGAAGGTCAAGTACTTCATCCCAGAGAGCATGTACATCGGGACGTACCCTCCATACGCAGGAGGAGGTGGGTACCTTTACTCTGGTGACATCGCGGCTCGTCTGTACAATGCGTCACAGCGTGTGGCACTGTACCCCATTGACGACGTCTACACAGGTATGTGTCTGCGGAAGCTAGGGCTGGCCCCTGAGAAGCACAAAGGCTTCAGGACCTTTAACATAGAGGAAAAGTACAGGTCAAACCCCTGCGCCTACAAGAGTTTAATGCTCGTTCACCCAAGGACCCCGCAGGAGATGATCCAGATCTGGGCCTGGCTCAGCAATCCAGACCTGACCTGCCAATGA